AGGTTACCTATCTTGTAGTTCTGACAAGGTAATTCTAGTATACCATGTGATGGCAATGGAATGGCTTGAACTTTTCCATTTTCGACAATATAAATTACTTTTTCATCCGTCGCATCGATCATCGCTGTCATGTCGCTCTTGTTAACTGGTATGTCTTTTGCTTTTATGTTCATAACGTCCCTCCTTCGTTTTATGTTCGGAAAGTGTATTAGCCGAGACGAGCTTCCCCCTCAACAACATCCGCAATTACTCCCAGCTCTTCTAATTTCTCGTAAGCTTCCTTCTCGCTGCTGAACGAACACCCTAACTTGGAATCCCTAGTCCATGTGTCATCGTAAGGGTTGTAATAAAAAACAGGCTTTACAGGTCCACTTGCGCTTTCAATCAAAGCTATAACCCAAACTTTCATAGTAATTACCGTCAATGAAGTCCCTCCTTCGCTTTATCCGTCTAATACATCACTTCCTGCGCCCTCTATTCGATTCATCCTGTATAAACCGCAAGCCCTGGTACTCAATAACCGTAGGCTTGCCTTTCTTGCGTTTGTGTACTGTGACTGTGGGTGTCGGATTGATGATGATGGCTCCGTGTTTTCCCGGGATCATGCGGACTCACCTGTCTCACTTATTGATACACAAGACAAATCATCCACTCTTACGATATGAACCGCATCACCTTCAGTTATTCTTATAACGGAATGCAGATTTTCATTGAACGATTCATCTATAATGTCGATGATTTCAACCAATCCTTTTTGATTTTCGGGCGTTTCTTCCACATTCATTGTTTGAGTTCCACCACTTTTGTAAAGTAAGTTAATTTTTATCATTCCATCCCCTCCAATAACTTTAGCTGCTCCACCAATTCCGGCTCCCGATAATTCCGCGTTACGTCCACACTGTCGAGCATCGCCTGCAGCCGGCGGTTGTTTTCTTCTACTTGAAAACGCTCGGATTGTTCTACTTCCAATTGCCGATTACAAATTTTTACTTGTTCACTTAACTTGGCGATGAGCACCTTTTGTTCTTCAATCAGATAATTTCGGTTAGGCATGTGGATGCAACCCCTCTCTCGCTATCGCTTTTATCATGTTAATCTGGAAAGCTGACTCTGTTTTTATTGCCGCTATTTGTTCTAATCGATTCTTCATACGCCTTGTGATTTCAAGCAGACGAAACACTTCATCTGCTTGATACTCACTTTCTCCAATAGCCGCTTTTACTGCCAATTTGTGAAGTAGTTCTGTTTCAGTCATAAGCAAAGCCCTCAGCTCTTTCGCTTAATGATACATACCTTTTCGCAAGGGCTAAACTCAATTTTTCCGCATCTTCCAGTATTTTCACCTTATTTTCTAACACTTGGCATCGGTGTTGCATTTCTTTATAAGCTAAGTCTGCCTCGCAGAACGATTCTTGTTGCTTATCAGCGAGCTTTGTATTTTGGATTGCATTCAATCTATCAATCTCGTTCTTCGCATTTTCAATTTGACCTCTGAGTACCATGTTTTCCTTCTCTGAGCTATCGAGTTGTTTTTCTGCGTATTCCCTGTCCGTCGCTTCTTCGTTATGACTGACTTCTAATCTCTTCATTTCAGACTTGATTCTGGTGTATTTTTCTTGGAGCTCTTCGTAATCTCTTGCGTGACTTTCCTTCAATCGATTGATTTGTTCTTTCAATAGCTTGATTTCAATAATATTCTCTCCAGCACTTTTCGCTTCTTTTGAGGTTGTTTTTTCTCCCGCCTGTTGCGCCGCTTCCTTTTTAGATTCACCTGCAGACTTGATTAATCCGGCAGCACGCTTCCATTCGTTGAATCCCGCGTTATGCATTTGGTATTTCCTCATTATCTTTACATCCGAAACACCTTGTGCTTTTAAGTCCTGGTACTCGTCAATTGTTATTGGCGCGTTTTTTAAAACTTCTCGTTTCTTATACACTTCTTCCATCATGCGCTTGTTTTCTTCTTGTTTTGTCGTCATTTCAATTCCTCCTATTTCTCCTAGAAATTTGTATCAATTACACACCAATAGCTCTTCAGCTTTAAATATTCCGTTCCGCTCTTTTCCTTGGAATTCTACTTCGTATTGATTCAATTTCCTGCTAACCCTTTTAACGACTAGTCCTTTTCGTCCTTCGTATTCTTGCAGGTAGTAAAACGTCTCAACATCATCATCATCTACAGCAGCACGAACCCTTACCTCGTCGTAGATCCGTATGGGTTGTTCGCGAATTATTTCAACCTCTGTCGAAAAAATATCTAACTGCTCTTGCATGATAGAGTGCCTCCTATTTTCGTATGTTTTCTAACAGCGACAAGCTGGACGCTACCAGCAAAGTCGCCACTAGGAATATATTGATTATTGTCACGTCAATACCCTGTGTCTTGTCTAACGTGGTTGACTTTGTTTTTGTTGTAGTAGGCTTGCTCTATTTGTTCCCAGGTGAATCCGAGCATTTCACCAAGGCCGATAAAGTTTTCAATGATATGGAGATAATTCGGCAAACTTTCGTAGGCAAGCATCGTTCCTACTTTCGTTGAAATGAAGACGAACTGCTTGGCAATACTTCGGTTATTCACGGGCCTTGCTTCTTTCACTAATAGATGAAATTCCAAATCCAACCCAATCGACAAAATAAAGTGCAAGCAATCCACGTATTCTTCGAGCAGAGGGTTTTTATCATATTTTGCTATGCTTGAAAATCCATTATCCCCGCATTGTTTTTCTTCGTGATGTGAATACGCTTTGATTCTCGGTTCCCGATCCACGCTCCAAAATTTAAAACCGCGCCATTCATTCGCACACTCGCCTAGCTCTACCTGCAAAGCCAAAATCTTATCCAACAGCAGGTCCTGTCCTTCCAACCCCTTCTCTTTCACAATCCGTTCATCCAACTCGCGTTGCATTTCAAACATTTTATTTAAGTCCAATATTTTCTCCACCTTTTAATTTTCTCTACCTGCATACTCTCTGTTAGCGCACCCAGAACACAACTTGTGTCGCCAGCAATAACTGTGAGCGTGTGCTATTTCCGCTTTCTTGCATATATGGCACGTGATTTCTATTACTTCGTTGCGCGATCGTTTAGCTCGTACACACTGATTGTTCGTTCGTCTGCTTTTCGTTTGCATTCACTTCTGCCTCCCCATCGAGCTTGTAAGGCACACCATTTCTAAACTTGTAGCCCATACGCTCCAACTTACCGCGTATTCCGAGAGCACTTTTATTTAATCTGTAGCCGATATCTTCCATGCTGTATCCTTTACTTACTAAATCCAGCAATGCTGCAACATCTGCATGTGTATACTTGACTTGGTTATTCAGCCTTACTGGACGTGCTTTCATATCCAGATCCAAGAGCCTTCGTTTAACAGCACCTTGTGACCTTTTCAGGCGTTGCGCTATTTCTGGATAAGTGAAGCTGTGTGCGTTTACCATGCTTCTAAGCATTCGATCCTCTTCTTCTGACCAGGGGTTCTTATTTGACTTATCAACATATAGACGCTTCGCCTGATCTGCACTGCGCTTCACTCCCACCCACTCTTCTTCAGCACCGAGCATATTCTTTTCAAACCTTGAGAAATCAATCATTTCTTTGTTCTTTTCAGCCCACTTCCAAAAGTCTTCTATTTTGATGAACATGACACTTTTCTTGGAAGCAAGCCGTTTATTTACTACTGGCAAGTCGTATACTTTCACCCAATGATTCAGCGCGTTGTAATTAACCCCTATAACTTCTGACAGCTGCAAGAGCGTTAACCCGTTAAAACATTTACGCGGATCTCCCAGATTAAGACGTGTTGCTTTTATTTTTACGCTGTTAACTGTGCGCCCCAGCTTCTTCGCAATGGTTTTGTAAGAAATAACACCCCACTGATCTTCCAAATATTCCACTTCTTCAGCGGTCCAATTTTTACGATGTCTATTCATCGTTACTACCTCCCGGACAATATTAGTAGATTGGTAAGCCGCCGGAGTTTTCAGGCGGTGCATACTGTTGAGAATGTCCACCGTAATTGCCTGGGCTGTTGTATTTGTTCGTTTGAGTATTGGATTGCGTTTGTTGTTGAGGTTGCTGTGATCTTTGCTGTGCATTATTACGGGGTTCCAAAAACTGCGTGCTGTCTGCAACAACTTCTGTCGTATACACCCGCTTTCCGTCCTGGTCTTCAAAGCTGCCTGTTTGAATTCGTCCATCCACTCCTGCCAAACTCCCTTTTCTAAGATAATTTGAAATATTCTCCGCTTGTTTTCTCCATGCCACACAATTGATAAAGTCTGCTTCGCGTTCGCCTTGATTGTTCGAGAACGCTCTATTCACCGCTAAAGTGAAACGAACGACTGCAATTCCTGCTTGAGTGTATTTTAGCTCCGGGTCTTTTGTTAGCCTGCCGACAAGTACAACTCTATTTATCATTTGATTACCTCTATTCTTTTTTAAGATCCAAATAACTGGTCGTATAATTTAATTAGTTCCTGATCGTTCAATCCTTCTAAGTAATCTAGTGAGTAATTTTTTCTAAGTGTAATGGCTGTAATTAGCGCACCACGTTCTTCTTCAGGCATGAATTTCACCTCCAAATATTCCGTTTGATCGTTCTGTTATTAACCCGTTCTGCGCTTGCTCCAACACCATGAGCGCGATTTCAAACGGCTTGCGTTTCAGATTTTTTGCAATGTCTTCGATGTGTTCCCCGTTATTCCATAGCTCGCGGAAAAGTTCTGGTTCGCCTGCTCTGACTGCCCAATCGATATCCATGCTGTCCAATAGCACTTGATCCATGTCGTTCACTCCTTTCAGTTCAGCGCGGAAAGTAGAATGTCCATCGCGCCTGATTGATCAGTGTTCGTTTCTTGCTGCAAACTTTTGAGCGCGTTGTCGAATTGCTGTTCCAGAACTTTGTCCTGCTGGCCGGAATCATTCCAAGCTCCGGCGATCAAAATTAGTTGATTGATGATGTGCTGCAATTGGCTTCACTCCTAAAAATTAATATTTCGTATTCTTTTATCTGAGGTGTTTTCAAACTTAATTACATATGTGTCGCGCAACAGCCTGGAGACTGTTTTTGCGTCATACATGCGACACAACGATTCTCGGTCGAGATTGGTAGTGAAGATAGTAGATTTGTCTTGCCTGGAGTCTGCTATGCCTTTTAATATGCGTATTGTGTAGTCGGAAGCTTTTTTGTCCGTGCCCGTAGCTCCTGTTTCCGCTCCCAGATCATCCAGAACCAGAAAATCAACCTTTGATAGCAGCTGGATGAAATACCGCTCTGTGTATATACTTTCTTTGTTTGAGAAACTGTCGCGCACTCTGGATAACATCTCGTCAATGTCGATAAACAAACAAGTGCGATCTTGATTATCCGTTTCGTTCATATTCCGGATGATGCTCATAGCCAGATGACTTTTACCGACACCTGGATCGCCATGAAACAATGTATTGAATTTGTTGCCTGATCTGTATTGATTGACCGCTTTGATCGCGCGTGCTTTATTCGTCTCTTCTTCAGAGTTCGGTGAACATTCATAGTTTTTGAAGGTTGCACGAATCAATGTTTTATCTTTAAAGAGGGATTTGCTTTCTAATGTTAAATAGTTTTTACTGAACAACGCGCGGTTAAGTCGAGCAGATTCTTTCTTTTCTAACTCTTCAGTTTCTCGCTCACTTTCGCATTTAGGACATACTTCTATGCCGTCAAACATAAGCTTTTGATAACGCTTTGTAATCGTCCTGCCTAATGATGCGATTGATTCATGTTCGCAATAATTAGAAGTTGACTCCATCCGACCAGATTTTTTTAGGTTTTCCATTACGTTGCTCATCGCGTCCGATAGTTTCTGCATTACGACTAACCTCCTTTTGATTTAAATAAGATTCAAACTTAGTGCCAAATAGAGTATCTGGACGAATGAACTTACTCATTTTCGAGTCGTTGATCCACTCTTTTGTTTTGATATCAATAACTTTGTAAAAGTCTTCTAATCTAAAACCTTCATTCCATCTAGCTTGAATCAAATCTTTTGTTTTTCTGGTAGTTGAACGGTAGTTAGCAGAGGCTGCGTTGTTGAGATAATTTATTATCTCGACAAAAGGTATTATCTCTTTCTTATTCTTTTCTAGTTCTAATTCTAGTTCTGTTGCGTTACCATTCGTTACTGTTTCGTTACCTGTAACGCTGTGTAACGTTACATTTTTGTCGACGTTTTTTGACGGAGCGTTGATAGCCTTGAGTTGTCTGTGCCTGGCCACCCTTTCTCTGGTTTGTTTTCTCATCTTTTCTAGCCCGTCAATGTTCTGGTGCTTCTCCCAATTCGCTATACTTAGGTATGAATGCTCATCCAACTCCAACATTCCAAAGTCCTTAAACGTCTTGAGCGCCAGACGAACTGTTGCTAGAGGGCGATGAAATATAGCTGCAAGCATCTCCTCTGTGTACGGAATATTTTCGCTTAGGTATATATAACCGCTTGCGTTCGTTTTTCCCGCTTGCGCTAGCAACTTTAACCAAATGACCAATAGCGTGTCAGCTTCGGGCATTTGTTCGATTAGCTTGATCTTTTCATCATCAAACATGCTGACGCTTAATTTAATCCACTTTACATCTGCCATGATGATCCTCCTTCGTGTTGACAAGATAGTTGTTTTAGGTGATGATTAGAGTAGTAAATATATCAGCGTCGCTCACTGCTCACCCACACTCCACATGTGAGTGAGCTTTTTACATTCTTGCGTGCGCAATATAAAAGGCCCCTTGCTTGTCCCGCTTTGGAATACCATCGCGGCCGACTCTTCCTGCTGGCAAGACCTGAATGTGATAATCACACTCGTGACATTCAATTTGCGGGATACCCAGGGGGATGTAATGACTTCCCTTGTGTCCACATTCGCAGTAATATCTGCATTTATAACGCTTGAATCCGTTGGTTTCTATTTTTATTCCTGTTATCCAAAATTCAGGCTTACCGTTGATGTACGGTCTTTTAGTAACGTCAAACATTTACCTCACCTCTTTCGCTAGACTGATAAATTCGTCATACTTATTAAGTACCGTTTGCGGTATTTTAAGGTTTTTGTTTTCCCGCGAATCATAATATTTACCCGTTTGCGTATCACGCTTATAAATAATAACGGTCCTTACTTTGTACTTTGGCAAGCTCTCGACGCTTTCTACTTTCGCCTCCACCTTCCAAGATCCACTTTCGCTTCTCCATGTTTCATGTAGTTCCGCAAACGCAACATCTGGTTTACCTATTGGCGCGATGCATACACTTTTGCTCATTTCTCGACTCCTCCTCCACTTCTTTTCCCGCGTCTGACCACAGGACGCCTAGCATGAATGCGATGATCGGCATTGTAATAGCGCACACCAACAAGTATTCGTAATCCGTCATAATGACGCCACCTCCGAAATGTACTGGTAGTGTTTTGGGTGCGTCTTTTCAATTGCCGCTAATTCTGAGTCATCAAATATTGTGAAAAACTTAACGCCATACACTTCGTTTGTAAGTGTGTATGGATACTCATAGCCGTTATTATTTTCTACGTCATAATATTTTGGAGCAAAAGATTCCAAGAATGAAGTTGTTCCAAGTTGCACTCTTGTTCCTAAAGAATCAATATTGATTGCTGTTATTCCGTCTCCAGAATTCTCCGTTTGGCTATCATCCACAACCGAAGCCAATACATTTATTAGATCAACGGTTTCGTTTACAATGTTCATGCTTGCTCACCTTTCTTCTCCATGATTGGAAGGATATTTTTGGCTTTAAGAAGTTCGTAGATATACAGCCTTCCTTTTTGCGTCCACTTCGTCATGAGCCTCGTTCCTTCTGATCCGTCTTGCTTTCGGAAAGTGGATGTGTGTGACTTTGTGTAGCCTTGACCTTTATGCTTTGCGTAGAGTAACCACTGGCCGTTAATCTTGTACTGGATGCCGTGAGTATTGAGCAGCTTATTGAATGCATGCGCAGTCATTCCGTAATCATCCGCTATTTGAGTAGTAACCATTAAGTCGGTTGACTTCAAAACTTCGTCGACATAAGTAACTTTTGGCTCCATCTCGCTAACTCGCTGGTCGAGTATTTTGTTTTCTAACTGCAACTGCTCTTTTTCTTCTTCTGCTGCTACTAATTGCAAAAGAGCTTCTTTGAAGTTGGTCGGTAAATTGAATTCCGGTTGTTTGTTTTCAAGTTCTTCAATACGCTTGATAACCTTGTATCTAGTTTTGGCATCGTATTTCAAAGCTAGTTGCATCGCTCCGTCTTTGCCGAATAAGTAGCAGGGGTATTCTTTGCCGCGACTGTTTGTAAAAGTTGACTGCTCAAAAATGAGCCGTGAGATTTCTTCGCCCAAAGATTCAATTTCATTACGAATATCGCGCATGACGTTCTTGTGTTCTTTACCTACAATTTCCGCAATGTCTAAACTTGTCATTTGTACTTCCGCTTTCATTAGCTGATTCATATGATTTCCTCCTCTTGAAATAAATCATTAAGTGTACAACTGAAGTATTCCGCTAACTTCATAGCTTCTTTTAAAGTAAAATCAGACTTACCATTTTCTTTTAATGAATAAGTGGCGTGATTAATATTCAGCACACTCGCGATTTCTTTTTGCTTTACACGCGATTCTCTTCTTTTAACATAGAGTTTGAAATGCATCCTTCTTCACCTCTAATCTCGGTAATACCGAAGTTTCTAGGTAAAAAAATATCTTCAATCGACATTTTAAAGAATTGACTAACAGCAAACATCTCGTCCATCTGGAACTGATGTCGACCTCGTTCCTTCATTCCGTATGTCTCTCCCGTGATTCCCAACAGTTTTGCCATGTCTTTCTGCTTCAAACCTCTTTCGCTACGCAAGCGAATCAAGTTCCATTGCTTCATGTTTTTTTCCTCCTGTCTATTTGCTATGAATCTATCATATTCGTTATTACCGAAGTTGTCAACGAAATGTTTCGTTTTTAAGGAATAAATATCTTCAAACTGCATAATACTATGGTATAATAAGTCCCGGAAGGAGGCCGCACTAATGAAGGAAGATGATTTGTCGAGGTTTGTTGGAAGTAAAATAAAGTATTACCGAAGAAAGAAGAAACTAACGCAAAGCGAATTAGGAGAGTTGATAGGTAAAAAAAATAACACTGTATCAAATTATGAAACCGGTACGATCTCGCCGGAGCAAGATGCTTTATTCGCTATCGCCAAAGCCCTTGATATTAAAGTGGATGATCTGTTCCCAGAAATGAATGTTGTGGATGACGATAATAACTTTGAACGCGCGTTACGGATGGCGAATGGATTAGAGTTGAAAGAAATGAATTTTTTGAAAGAGTTAATAGAAAAAACCCTCTCCATGCAGGGAGAGGATCGGGAAAAGTTTTTAGAAAGCATCAGGTTTACCGTGGAGTATTACGAGAGGATGAATCAAGACTAATTTTTGAATTTTGGCCGGGCGGTTTACACTTCTGTTCTTTCAGAAGTTGGACGAAACTCACCAGTGTTTGTACTGCATTGTTTTTCATAACATCGCCGCCTTTATAATATTGTGAGGTGTCTAGTTGGCTTACAAAGTCGGAAGATGCCTACTTCGAGAACGCTTGGATGATGCCGGTATAGATCAGGTTATGTTAGCGAAAAGTTTGAATGTGACTAAACAACAGGTGAATAAATATGTCACCAACAGACAACGTATGTCACTCGAAACCGCTAAAAATATATCATCTATCGTCCACTGTGAAATTGAAGATTTGTACGAGTGGATCGAAGTAGGTAATGACGAGTAGATTCATCATCTACTCGCCGACAAAAGTCAGCCGAAGAACTTACCTCCATTATAGCTCAAATTTTCTTAAATTAGGTAAAATAAATGTATTTGACTTATTTAATATAGTTACTATATCATGAAAAGAACAAATGTTCTAGTTATATTTGAGGAGGTATTCTGATGGCAGTAAAAAAGGATGACAGCTCGAAAAAATGGTTCTTCTACGGAATGCACCCTAACGGCAAACAATATAAGCGCAGAGGATTCCGGACAAAAAAAGAAGCTCAAACCGCAGAATTGAAATACTTGGATGAGTATGAGAATACTGAGCCGGGTGATGATATAACGTTTGAAGTTTTAGCGGAGGAATACTTACAGTGGTATGAAAAGCGAAGAAAAGCATCCTCGTACATTAAGATCAGCAGCATCATTAATACGCATCTGATTCCGCATTTTGGAGATGTGGATATTAAATCTATCCGGCCGCGCGATGTTACGAAATATCAGGACACCATCATAGGAAACTTTAAACCATCCCATGTAAAGAAGATCCATACAACATTGGCTGCCGTACTAAAACATGCAGTAAAACAGGAATACTTAAAGACCAACGCCGCGACCATAGCGGGCAATGTAGAATTGGAAGAGGACAAGCATATCAACTACTGGACACTTGATGAGTTTAAACAGTTTATATCCGTTGTTAACGACCCACTTTATCATGCTTTATTTATGACTTTGTATTATTCGGGGATGAGGAAAGGGGAGTTGCTTGCACTTACTTGGGGAGATATAGATTTTGAAAACAATTCAATCCTGGTCAATAAAACCGAATACAACCGAAAGGTTACATCCACAAAAACAAAAGCATCCAATCGAACGATCGTGATGCCCGGTCACGTTATGCGGTTGTTATCCGGTTTGAAATCAAAGAATGACAAGATGACCTATGTAGTGTTCGGGGAGTTTCATGATAGTTTGTCGACTTCCACACTGGACAGAAGATATGACCGTTATATAGAGGAATCAGGAGTGAAGCGCATTCGCATACACGACTTCCGGCATTCGCACGCCAGTTATCTGATTAACAAGGGGATTATTATATCTGTGGTAGCTGCCCGCCTGGGTCACAGCGATCCTGCAACTACTTTAAACGTGTACTCTCACCTATATCCGACAACAGAAAAAGAAGCCGTACTCACAATGGAGGACGACTTCAAGCCTGTGCAGATATTGAAATTCAAATCTTGATTATGCCAATATTATGCCAGCACCTCTGTAAACACCGTTAAATCAACGGTTATGGAGACGGTGGGAGTCGAACCCACGTCCAAAGGCTCTGCTACTTCAGCGTCTACGCGTGTAGATCGATTATTTAGGTTTCGCGCAAGCATTCTGCCATCAATCAGGGCGTCCTGTGCGCTATTCCGGGAATCTCTTATGACATCCTCAGAATGCAGATGTCATCGTAGCTCACTATAAGTGAACCTTACGCCTCCACATGAGCGATGGAAACGGAAGGTAGATTCAACAGCTTACGCTGCGAATGCTAGGTTGTTGTTTGTTTTGCCAGTTATTATTAACTGTCGTTTCTGACGGAGACGATCCCTCCGACGCGCAGCTCAAGCCCAGACCACCCCTGTCGAATCCGTAACGTCCCCGAAGGAAAGTTCGGAACCCGGGCCCGTTTCACTTAGAACGGCGGGTCGTACTTGAAACTAACTATAGTATATAATAAATCGGTGCAAATATCAATCTTGCTGTCTGGCTTTGAATGCCCGCTGCATATCGCGCTTGTGCTCTTTTTCTTTCAGGTCCTGGCGCTTATCATAGAGCTTCTTCCCTTTACCTACACCAATCAATACTTTGGCGAAGCCGTTCTTTATATACATCTTCAGCGGTACGATCGAATACCCTTGTTCTTTCATCGTCCCAACGAGTGACTTGATCTGCTTTTTGTGCAGCAGCAGTTTCCGCACGCGGACGGGATCATGGTTGTGGATGTTTCCCTGCTCATACGGACTGATGTGCATATTGGAAATCCATGCTTCGTTATTACGGATTAAAACAAACGCATCACGCAGCTGGACTTTGCCTTTGCGGATGGATTTGATTTCTGTACCTTTTAGCACGATTCCTGCTTCAATCGTTTCTTCAATTGCGTAATCATGATTCGCCTTTTTATTAATTGCGAGTACTTTACCGGTTCCTTTGGCCATGCAACTTCCTCCCCCAACAGAAGACTGGAGCAATGATCTCCAGCCTTATTTTTTCTTTGGACGTTTTTTAGATTTCTTTGGCATACCTTCATAAAACTTTTTCTTTGGTTTTTCATACTTTTTATTGCGCTTGTCACTGGAACCCTTCGCTCCGCCGCCAGCACTCGGCTTTCCGCCCTGGCCTCTGCTCTGGCTTCTTCCTTTGCCTGATGCACCGGACTGAATGACTTTTGGTGATGCTTTGCGGGAGCCTCTGAAGTTCTCTTTCATGCCGACGATTTCAAAGTCTACTGCCTGCTCTTCCGGCTTCACCGAAATAACACGCACTTTCACTTCGTCTCCAATACGGAATTGTTTCGCTGTGCGTTCGCCGATCATCATCATTTGACGATCGTCGAAACGATAATAGTCGTCGTTCATGTTCTGGACATGCACAAGTCCTTCTATCGTATTCTCCAGCTCTACAAACATACCAAAGTTCGTGACCGATGAAACGACACCTTCAAACTCTTCCCCCACTTTATCCACCATAAACTGTGCTTTCTTCAATGCATTCGTATCACGTTCTGCATCGACTGCACGGCGTTCGCGGTCAGACGTGTGCTGCGCAA
The Sporosarcina sp. P33 genome window above contains:
- a CDS encoding dUTP diphosphatase, translated to MDLNKMFEMQRELDERIVKEKGLEGQDLLLDKILALQVELGECANEWRGFKFWSVDREPRIKAYSHHEEKQCGDNGFSSIAKYDKNPLLEEYVDCLHFILSIGLDLEFHLLVKEARPVNNRSIAKQFVFISTKVGTMLAYESLPNYLHIIENFIGLGEMLGFTWEQIEQAYYNKNKVNHVRQDTGY
- a CDS encoding SANT/Myb-like DNA-binding domain-containing protein — encoded protein: MNRHRKNWTAEEVEYLEDQWGVISYKTIAKKLGRTVNSVKIKATRLNLGDPRKCFNGLTLLQLSEVIGVNYNALNHWVKVYDLPVVNKRLASKKSVMFIKIEDFWKWAEKNKEMIDFSRFEKNMLGAEEEWVGVKRSADQAKRLYVDKSNKNPWSEEEDRMLRSMVNAHSFTYPEIAQRLKRSQGAVKRRLLDLDMKARPVRLNNQVKYTHADVAALLDLVSKGYSMEDIGYRLNKSALGIRGKLERMGYKFRNGVPYKLDGEAEVNANEKQTNEQSVCTS
- the ssb gene encoding single-stranded DNA-binding protein, encoding MINRVVLVGRLTKDPELKYTQAGIAVVRFTLAVNRAFSNNQGEREADFINCVAWRKQAENISNYLRKGSLAGVDGRIQTGSFEDQDGKRVYTTEVVADSTQFLEPRNNAQQRSQQPQQQTQSNTQTNKYNSPGNYGGHSQQYAPPENSGGLPIY
- a CDS encoding ATP-binding protein, encoding MQKLSDAMSNVMENLKKSGRMESTSNYCEHESIASLGRTITKRYQKLMFDGIEVCPKCESERETEELEKKESARLNRALFSKNYLTLESKSLFKDKTLIRATFKNYECSPNSEEETNKARAIKAVNQYRSGNKFNTLFHGDPGVGKSHLAMSIIRNMNETDNQDRTCLFIDIDEMLSRVRDSFSNKESIYTERYFIQLLSKVDFLVLDDLGAETGATGTDKKASDYTIRILKGIADSRQDKSTIFTTNLDRESLCRMYDAKTVSRLLRDTYVIKFENTSDKRIRNINF
- a CDS encoding phage replisome organizer N-terminal domain-containing protein encodes the protein MADVKWIKLSVSMFDDEKIKLIEQMPEADTLLVIWLKLLAQAGKTNASGYIYLSENIPYTEEMLAAIFHRPLATVRLALKTFKDFGMLELDEHSYLSIANWEKHQNIDGLEKMRKQTRERVARHRQLKAINAPSKNVDKNVTLHSVTGNETVTNGNATELELELEKNKKEIIPFVEIINYLNNAASANYRSTTRKTKDLIQARWNEGFRLEDFYKVIDIKTKEWINDSKMSKFIRPDTLFGTKFESYLNQKEVSRNAETIGRDEQRNGKPKKIWSDGVNF
- a CDS encoding phage regulatory protein/antirepressor Ant, which produces MNQLMKAEVQMTSLDIAEIVGKEHKNVMRDIRNEIESLGEEISRLIFEQSTFTNSRGKEYPCYLFGKDGAMQLALKYDAKTRYKVIKRIEELENKQPEFNLPTNFKEALLQLVAAEEEKEQLQLENKILDQRVSEMEPKVTYVDEVLKSTDLMVTTQIADDYGMTAHAFNKLLNTHGIQYKINGQWLLYAKHKGQGYTKSHTSTFRKQDGSEGTRLMTKWTQKGRLYIYELLKAKNILPIMEKKGEQA
- a CDS encoding helix-turn-helix transcriptional regulator, translating into MHFKLYVKRRESRVKQKEIASVLNINHATYSLKENGKSDFTLKEAMKLAEYFSCTLNDLFQEEEII
- a CDS encoding helix-turn-helix transcriptional regulator, with the translated sequence MKQWNLIRLRSERGLKQKDMAKLLGITGETYGMKERGRHQFQMDEMFAVSQFFKMSIEDIFLPRNFGITEIRGEEGCISNSMLKEENRV
- a CDS encoding helix-turn-helix transcriptional regulator: MKEDDLSRFVGSKIKYYRRKKKLTQSELGELIGKKNNTVSNYETGTISPEQDALFAIAKALDIKVDDLFPEMNVVDDDNNFERALRMANGLELKEMNFLKELIEKTLSMQGEDREKFLESIRFTVEYYERMNQD
- a CDS encoding helix-turn-helix transcriptional regulator → MLAKSLNVTKQQVNKYVTNRQRMSLETAKNISSIVHCEIEDLYEWIEVGNDE
- a CDS encoding tyrosine-type recombinase/integrase, translated to MAVKKDDSSKKWFFYGMHPNGKQYKRRGFRTKKEAQTAELKYLDEYENTEPGDDITFEVLAEEYLQWYEKRRKASSYIKISSIINTHLIPHFGDVDIKSIRPRDVTKYQDTIIGNFKPSHVKKIHTTLAAVLKHAVKQEYLKTNAATIAGNVELEEDKHINYWTLDEFKQFISVVNDPLYHALFMTLYYSGMRKGELLALTWGDIDFENNSILVNKTEYNRKVTSTKTKASNRTIVMPGHVMRLLSGLKSKNDKMTYVVFGEFHDSLSTSTLDRRYDRYIEESGVKRIRIHDFRHSHASYLINKGIIISVVAARLGHSDPATTLNVYSHLYPTTEKEAVLTMEDDFKPVQILKFKS
- the smpB gene encoding SsrA-binding protein SmpB yields the protein MAKGTGKVLAINKKANHDYAIEETIEAGIVLKGTEIKSIRKGKVQLRDAFVLIRNNEAWISNMHISPYEQGNIHNHDPVRVRKLLLHKKQIKSLVGTMKEQGYSIVPLKMYIKNGFAKVLIGVGKGKKLYDKRQDLKEKEHKRDMQRAFKARQQD